In the Styela clava chromosome 8, kaStyClav1.hap1.2, whole genome shotgun sequence genome, one interval contains:
- the LOC120346620 gene encoding large ribosomal subunit protein uL1-like: protein MSKVSRDTLYESVEAILTQSKDKPRKFLETVELQISLKNYDPQKDKRFSGTVKLPHVPREKYRVCVLGDAAHCDEAKANDLPCMDVDALKKLNKDKKLVKKLAKKYNAFLASESLIKQIPRLLGPGLNKAGKFPTLVTHNDALTSKVNEIKSTIKFQMKKVLCLSVAVGNVGMSDDQLVQNINLAINFLVSLLKKNWQNVRALYVKSTMGRPQRLY, encoded by the exons ATGAG TAAGGTTTCAAGAGATACACTTTATGAGTCTGTGGAGGCAATCCTCACTCAGTCGAAAGACAAACCGCGCAAGTTTCTGGAAACGGTTGAGCTTCAAATTTCACTGAAGAATTATGATCCTCAGAAAGACAAACGTTTCTCTGGCACTGTGAA GCTGCCACATGTGCCAAGAGAAAAGTATCGTGTCTGTGTTCTGGGTGACGCTGCACATTGTGACGAGGCAAAAGCTAATGATTTGCCATGTATGGATGTCGATGCTCTCAAGAAATTGAACAAGGATAAAAAGCTTGTGAAAAAACTAG CCAAAAAATACAATGCCTTCCTTGCTTCTGAGTCCTTGATCAAACAGATTCCCAGACTTCTTGGACCAGGTCTCAACAAAGCTGGAAAATTCCCAACTCTTGTGACGCATAATGATGCTCTGACAAGCAAG GTTAATGAAATCAAAAGTACCATCAAGTTTCAGATGAAAAAGGTTTTATGTTTGTCTGTTGCCGTTGGAAACGTTGGAATGTCTGATGATCAACTGGTCCAGAATATCAACTTGGCAATCAATTTCTTG GTTTCACTGCTGAAAAAGAATTGGCAGAATGTGCGTGCACTCTATGTGAAGAGTACCATGGGAAGACCACAAAGATTGTATTGA
- the LOC120345977 gene encoding uncharacterized protein LOC120345977: protein MRMILLFCVFSLSFLSALSLPLREENENINTDMSRIINSENAIRKRSTNADIGLNGSRSSRMQQLLRRYMLLTILENVKGKRSWKVKTIPTHSDGSLDYGSIAGVVLRNEPHSTPWHLVDMKRDIHSNTEGIPELYDAEGLSLRQTSDPEKDILHELPRTDEKVSAENLPLLLMQAVNDQAKSRSVSDPRFDELVSDEMEGNTESKIIDLLKLV from the exons ATGAGGATGATCTTATTATTCTGCGTTTTCTCTTTGTCATTTTTGTCGGCTTTGTCTTTACCCTTACGAGAGGAGAATGAAAACATCAACACAGATATGTCAAGAATAATCAACAGTGAAAACGCAATCAG GAAGCGATCCACTAATGCTGACATTGGTTTGAATGGATCGCGAAGTTCCAGAATGCAACAACTCTTGCGACGTTATATGCTTCTCACCATCTTAGAAAACGTGAAAGGTAAAAGATCGTGGAAAGTAAAGACGATTCCGACCCATAGTGATGGATCTCTGGACTATGGCAGTATTGCCG gagTCGTTCTGCGAAATGAACCTCATAGTACACCGTGGCATCTGGTTGACATGAAGCGAGATATTCACTCGAACACTGAAG gcattCCAGAATTATACGATGCCGAAGGCTTGTCATTGCGTCAAACATCAGACCCCGAAAAGGATATACTTCACGAACTACCACGAACCGACGAAAAAGTTTCGGCAGAAAACCTTCCTTTGCTACTCATGCAAGCGGTCAATGATCAAGCGAAATCCCGAAGTGTTTCGGACCCACGGTTCGACGAACTAGTATCGGACGAAATGGAGGGCAACACGGAATCTAAGATAATCGATCTTCTCAAACTTGTATAA